The genomic region GGGAAGGCCTGGAGAGCGGTAGTTTTTCAGAAGCCCTCGCGCGGGATGAACGCCGCACGGAAAAGGGGTGGGGCGTCTCCCGGCTCTATGTGGAACTGGGGATGTACTGCGATGCCGTGATTCGTTTTCGCGAGACATTCGGAGAGGATCGCGTTCGGGTCCTCGTGTTCGAGGAGATGACGCGGGATACGGAACAGACCCTGCGCGAAGTCTGTGAGTTCCTCGGGATTGACCCCGGCGGGGTGAGCGCGGAAGGGTTGGACACGGCACACAATGCTTATGGCGCACCCAGGAACCGGGCGTTCGCCCGCCTGCTGGGGAGTTCGCGATGGGTGGGGCTTCGACGGAGGTTGCCGTCCCGCGTGAGGAAGTTCTTTCGGTATCGGCTGCTCTTGCGCACGGGAGGCAAGCCGTCTCCGGACCCGGCCGCCCGGAAACTGCTCCGCGACAAGTACCTTCCGGAGGTTCGACGATTAGAGGAGGTCCTTGGACGCTCCATGCCCTGGCCCGACTTTTCCGGAGGCTGATTCGAAATGACCGGCGAACGAATGTTGTCGGGGGCCGCCGGGCGAGGCGTGATCGCCGCAACGCTGATGGCGGCGCTGGCCACCAGCGTCGCTTTCTTTCCGGCCAAGACGGCGTTTCTGGTTCTCACGCTTGCGATGTCCGGCGCACTGATCTGGAAAGTCGGCCTTCGCCGGGGCGCGTGGCTGCTTGCGTTGATCACGATTCCGCTCAGGCAACCGCTGGGTTCGGATGTGCTGGGGACGATCACCCTCTACTACGGCGATGTTCTGCTCTTCACGCTTCTCGGGGCGACTCTCTGGCGGGAAGGCCTGTCCGGCTTCCTGCGAAGCACGACACTTCGCATCGGCCTTGCGATTCTCGCGATCAGCACGGCGGGGCTCTACGGAGCGCCGCAACCCATTCACGGACTGGAGACGGTCCACCGCATGGCGGCGCAACTTGCGGTCTTCGTGATTGCGAAGAGCGAGATTCGTACGGCAGGGGACGCCAGGCAATCGCTGCTGGCGTTTCTCGGCGGGCTGTCCGTCGCCATGACCTACGGGCTCTATCAGGCCTCGCTGCCGGTGACGCCGGGGGCGTATGTGGGGTGGGCGACCGCGCACGCCGCCTACGATGCCGGGACCGGCGACATGAAGCTCCGCATCTTCTCCACCTACGATCACGCGCTTCACTTTTCGCATGCGCTGTCCGTGGGGTTCGGGCTGGCGCTCGGGCTTCTGTCCGGTCGACAGGGAGTCTGGGGGCGCGTGTTCCTGGGCGCGGTTGTGGTGGCCGCGGCCACATGCAACCAGCACACCTACTCCGTGGGCGGCGCCGTGGCCGTCGGGTCGACGGTGGCGGTCTGGAGCGTGCTGGGTTCGCGCCGCCGCCTTCTGGTGATCCTGCCCGCACTGGTGCTCGTCTGGACGGTGTCCGCGCCGGACGCTCTCTACCGGCGACTCGACCAGGTGTTCAGCGGGAAGTCCACTTCCGCCATGGCCCGGATCATCACCTACCACCAGGTGGCGGAGGTGGTTCGGGACCACCCGGTTCGCGGAGTGGGATGGGGGGGGATTTCGCGAAGTCTGGATCAGGATTACCGCACCTCCCACGCTCGAAGTGTCGCGCTGACCGCGGAGAACCTCTTTCTTCAGCGCGCGCTGGCCATGGGCGTGCCCGGGCTTGCGCTGATGGTGGCACTCTTTGTGCTCTTCGCGAGGAATGTGGCGAAGGGTCGGCCACCGCCGGGGAGGTCGCGCCCGGAAGAATGGCCGAGAGCCGCGCTGATACTGGGCGGCACGGCGTTTCTTGTGCAGGGGATGGTCATTCCCGTGGGTGACGAGAGCAGCAACTACCTCCTGTGGTTTCTTCTCGCGATGGCGGAGCGAATGCACGAAGCCACGACAACCTCCGGGGGTGCGTGACGGTCTCGCTGATTCTGGTGAACTACAACGGCGGATCGGAACTCGCCGGGCACCTGGAGCGCCTCGCGAGAGGTCCGTGCGCGGAGGAGTCCGAGATTCTCGTGGTCGACAACGGGTCGGACGACGGCAGCGGACAGCTTGCCGCCCAGCGTCGGATTCCGGGTGTGCGTGTGCTCATCGAGCGAGAGAATCGCGGGTACGCGGCCGGAGTGAACCGGGGTCTCCGCGAAGCCACGGG from Gemmatimonadota bacterium harbors:
- a CDS encoding O-antigen ligase family protein, whose amino-acid sequence is MTGERMLSGAAGRGVIAATLMAALATSVAFFPAKTAFLVLTLAMSGALIWKVGLRRGAWLLALITIPLRQPLGSDVLGTITLYYGDVLLFTLLGATLWREGLSGFLRSTTLRIGLAILAISTAGLYGAPQPIHGLETVHRMAAQLAVFVIAKSEIRTAGDARQSLLAFLGGLSVAMTYGLYQASLPVTPGAYVGWATAHAAYDAGTGDMKLRIFSTYDHALHFSHALSVGFGLALGLLSGRQGVWGRVFLGAVVVAAATCNQHTYSVGGAVAVGSTVAVWSVLGSRRRLLVILPALVLVWTVSAPDALYRRLDQVFSGKSTSAMARIITYHQVAEVVRDHPVRGVGWGGISRSLDQDYRTSHARSVALTAENLFLQRALAMGVPGLALMVALFVLFARNVAKGRPPPGRSRPEEWPRAALILGGTAFLVQGMVIPVGDESSNYLLWFLLAMAERMHEATTTSGGA
- a CDS encoding sulfotransferase yields the protein MIDEDGWPNLFIVGAARSGTTSLHRHLAGHPEVHMSEPKEPHFFSDAGTDPRGLVLRVTDPVAYRRLFAGANGKTIVGESSTSYAWDPNAPRRIHRKSPDAKIILIARNPIERAFSHYLMGVREGLESGSFSEALARDERRTEKGWGVSRLYVELGMYCDAVIRFRETFGEDRVRVLVFEEMTRDTEQTLREVCEFLGIDPGGVSAEGLDTAHNAYGAPRNRAFARLLGSSRWVGLRRRLPSRVRKFFRYRLLLRTGGKPSPDPAARKLLRDKYLPEVRRLEEVLGRSMPWPDFSGG